From Sporosarcina sp. Te-1, the proteins below share one genomic window:
- a CDS encoding DUF1641 domain-containing protein has translation MAAPITTITRRELTKEEIQEAKLNELQSLLAEQEQAVKKILAITNELNEAGILDALKAMAEAREKLAGIAVSQASREPVTNMINHLTNAAGMLSSLNPETTSKLAASVQSGLTEAELYRGNEAKVSVFQLLTALNDPDINEAVKFSLNFLKGMGKELNRG, from the coding sequence ATGGCTGCACCGATAACAACCATTACAAGACGAGAACTTACCAAGGAAGAAATTCAAGAAGCGAAGTTGAATGAACTGCAATCTTTGCTGGCGGAACAGGAGCAAGCCGTCAAAAAGATACTTGCCATCACGAACGAGTTAAACGAGGCGGGAATACTGGATGCGTTGAAAGCGATGGCGGAGGCGCGGGAAAAGCTCGCAGGCATTGCTGTATCGCAAGCATCCCGTGAGCCGGTCACCAATATGATCAACCATCTTACGAATGCAGCTGGCATGCTGTCTTCCCTTAATCCGGAAACAACATCGAAGCTGGCCGCCAGTGTGCAAAGCGGTTTGACGGAGGCGGAATTATATAGAGGGAATGAGGCTAAGGTGAGTGTGTTTCAATTGCTAACTGCCTTGAATGACCCGGATATTAATGAAGCAGTTAAATTTTCTCTGAACTTCTTGAAAGGAATGGGGAAGGAATTGAATCGGGGATAA